Genomic segment of Canis aureus isolate CA01 chromosome 16, VMU_Caureus_v.1.0, whole genome shotgun sequence:
attgtgtgcttaCTAATGTTGGACACAGCATTGCATGCACTGTTTCAAGCAATTCTCACATCAATCTTATGAAAGACaccactgttttttattttttttaagtaatctctgtaccccaCGTGGTGCTCagactcagaaccctgagattaagagctgcatgctccattgactgagccagccaggtgccccaaagacacacttttattactcccattttacaaatgagaccGAAGCTTAGAGAACTTAATTTGTCCGAGGTTATGCAGGTAGTAACTAGTGGACCCTAGACCTCCAAGTTTCAGCTCTTAAACATGATGTcataggcatgcctgggtggctcagcggttgagtgccttcagctcagggcgtgaccccggattcccaggattgaatcccacatcgggctccctgaaaggagcctgcttcttctccctctgcctaggtctctgtctctctctcttaatctgtgtctctcatgaataaataaaatcttttttaaaaaagacttaaatatgatGTCATAgtgtattaaaaacattttaaattggaaGGGCTACATTAGATGATGTCTAAGGTCattccagttttaaaattctaattttaagaaatgtttatgggatattaagataaaagaaacaaaaactttgcATTATAGTAGGCACTGGGCATACAAAGTTGACATTGGATCTTTGCCCTCCAACAACTAACACACTATCATAATGCACAGAATACAAAGGAAACAGGTGTTGCTAAAACAAAGAGGAGTATTAGGAGTGGCTCTCTGAACACTTtagttcagttttaaaaataaggagttGGGTAGAAACATAGGTGGTGTTCTAAGCAAAGCAACCAGTATATATGAGCATGGTTATCATGAAACAGCACTACTATTTTATGTGATTGGAGTGAGAATcaacaaagggagagagaaggaaaatgaaaacattttgagtTATTTATGTATTGTTGAAAATGGAGTCAGAGGAACAGCCACTTATCAATTCATAAAATTTCTTTAAGGTATATTATtttggactttatttatttatttataaaacaattttatttatttatttattcataagagacacacacagaggcagaggcacaggcagagggagaagcaggctccatgcagggagcccgatgtgggactcgatcccgggactccaggatcatgccctgggccgaaggcaggtgctaaactgctgagccacccagggatccccaggatcttatttatttttaaaaagatttatttttttgagagagagggagagagagaggaggggggcagaggtagagaacCCCTAAGCAGATTCCCTGGTGGGCATAGaacctgacgcagggctcaatgagatcatgacctgagccaaaaccaagaattgggacgtctaaccaactgagccgtcTAGGTGCCCTCTGGAtctcatatatttaaaagaatatccatctaggggcacctgggtggttcagtcagttaagcatctgccttcagctcagatcatgatcccggggtcctgggattgagcccatgtcaggctctctgctcaacacggagtctgcttcttcctctccccagtaaataaataaaatcttaaaaagccacatatctagggtgcctgggtggctcagtggttgaacatctgccttcggttcatgatcctagggtcctgggatcaactccacatcaggctccccgcagggagcctcctttttccctctgcttatgtctctgcctgtgtctctcacaaattaatttttttttaaaaaaggcaaactgTCCCCCCATCTATcaataaatttaatgaattacTTATTGATAGTAATTGTATGAGTTTCAAATTCATACAATTTCAAATCATACATTATCAAATACTGCTGCCCTGTGCACAAGCTAAATAATCAATATTTCTATAGATTCTTCCTGTagaaatgactaaaattaaccaGGATGGCTAACAGTTTCTTTGACtcataaattagaaattttaagattACAAAAATGTTGTGAGATGTATTATCCATACAGAATAACTACCATCCAagtcaagaaatagaatattgccAGCATCTAGAAGCCTGTGTGTACCTCTCCTGCATCATGAGTCTTGACTTTAACaatcatttccttgcttttttcttttattatctacCCACGGTATTTCTATACCATAccattttgcttgttttaaaaataactatgcaAGTTACTTTATGTTACTTACAATACTGTGAAATTCATCCCAATTGTGTGTAGGTCTTATTGTGCAAATATATATACCAGATTTATTTACTACTGATAGACACTCTAGGTTGTTTCTGGTTTGATGAAAAACACTTATTATGAAAATTCCTGGTGCATCTGTGGAAAAAAACAAGTTACAGAAAACGCGCAGCATTACCACATTGTTTTCAAAGAAAGTTCTACAAGTTCATTTGCCACTGGTAGCATATACGACTTTTTATTGCTCTCCACGCCCTCAACAACACTTGGTATTATATCTAAACATTTTTGCTGTTCTCAGTGGATGTTCAATGgtattcattgtggtttttactTAAACAAATTTTCACTCACTGGTGAGTCTATCTGATGGccagatgggaaaaaaatcttaatccCCATATATTACGCTACATAAAAAATTCATTCTGGGTACCTGGTTAATCAAATTGTGAAAAGCGGACATTATGTAGAACTAAAAGCATTATGCTTCTAGAAGAGTGTTGCCCAGAACTTTCTACAATGGTAGAAATGTTCTATAATAATCTGCACTTTCCTATATGGTAGCCACTAGatacatgtggctattgagctcTTCAAACATCTAGTGTAACTGAGGaagtaaacttttaaattttatttaactttcgACTAAGCTAAACTTTATGGCAATTAAAGATTTCTATTCATTAATAGATACCATTATGAGAGTGAAGAGGCAAGCCATTGAAGGGGAGAAGTTACAAGTTACTTACAAGGACAATTCCtactcagaatatataaagaataggGTGCTTAGGTAGCAAAGGAGGTTAAATGTCCAacatttgattttggctcaggtggtgatcttggggttgtgagattgagccctgcgttggacTCTGTATTGGGTGtcgagcctgcttgggattctctctccctctgccccttctctttctccttttcttaaaacaaaacaaaaaccatttaggtcatgaaaaaaaaaaaaaaaaaaaggcaggtaatGTAGCCCCAGCCCCTCTAAGATAGACAAAAGAAACATACTCTTCAAAAGGGAGattttaggatgcctgggtggctcagcggttaagcgtctgcctttggctcagggagtgatcctggagtcccaggatctagtcccacatcaggctccctgcatggagcctgcttctccctctgcctaggtctctgcctctctctctctcatgaataaataaaatctttttttttttttttaaagggagatattcaagggcacctgggtggctcagtcaagcatatgcttttggctcaggtcatgatcccagagtcctggggttgagccccacagtgggctctacccagtggggagtctgcttctccctctccttctatccctaccccctactcatgctctctggCACACGCTcgctctcgctcaaataaattaaaaccaaaaggGAGATATTCAAATACTAACACAACAGCCATAAGAAcctcaaaaccatgagatataCCAACAGAACGATGAAACTCGAAAGACAAAAGGTAAACAATTATCAAGTGTAAGCAAGAACGTGGAATAACTGGAAGTCTCATACACTGGTGAagtatattttgtataatttattgATAGTTATCTACTAAAGCTGAACATATTCCTAACCTATGGATCAGCAATTCTATCCCTAAGAAATACCTAACCAAAACATATTTATGTGCAAACTAGAAGACAAGGATCAGAATGCTCCTACAAGTATATTCCATAATAACCCCAAATAGGAAATAATGTCCATCTATAGTAGACTGCATAAATACTGTACAATCTAGAAAACACGAAAAATTAATCTATAGTGTTAAGTCaaaggcagggggcagggtgtgcctgggtggtggctcagttagttaagcatctggctcttggtttccattcaggtcatgatctcattggtcatgggattaagccccacgttggggtccatgctcagcagtctgcttgtccctctccctctgctcctccccagctcatgctttctctctcaaataaaaatcttaaaaaaaggtgggggggaaggAGTAATAAGTGGGCCAGGAAGGGGTATGAAGAGAGCTTCTGTGGGTCAGATAATGTTCTTTTTATACCAGATCTGTTCACCCTGTGTAAACCAATTAAACTATATACTTTatatgcactttatttttttaaaatattttttttattacttattcatgagagacacagggagagaggcagagacacaggcagagggagaaacaagctccatgcagggagctggacgtgggactcgatgccctgggctgaaggcagcgctaaactgctgagctactggggctgccctatatgcactttttaaaaaatgcaggttATGCTACAAGTTTTAGAAGTTTATTACGAATGTTCCAGTAACTTCTGCCATGTACTTATCATAAGTAGAACTTCGAATAAAATAGGGCTTTTTTGGCTGTAGTGCCAGAAATCCAACTGAAACTTGAAGAAAAGGCAGGGTAAGTATTggtttaaaatatctaaaaaaaccAACTAGAGCCAGAAAGTAGAAAGTAATCAGGTGTTTGTCCTTCTCTCCACTCATTTCTACTCTTTTGTGTGGGCTTTATCCTGTCAAACAGTGAGGCATTCATTCTCCCACAGAATTCTGGACTCACCTCAATCTTTGAAGTCGACAATGGTAGTGGAAAACATCTCTTTAAGTCTGACAGCATCAGAAGTGGCCTCGCTTAAGTCACATACCTTTTCCTGGAGCCTTTTCAACCCCTTTTGAATCACAAGATTAAGTAGTGAAGGGGGTTATTTTCCCAAGGGAAAACCAAGATACTGTACTCAGAAAAGGGTAATATGAATGCCAGAGATGCAAAAACATCTATCTGGAGATCAGAGAAAACCCTTAATTTGTAGTTCACCCCTGAGTTATGTCAaattttgttaataaataaaagtaatatatagggatccctgggtggcgcagcggtttggtgcctgcctttggcccagggtgccatcctggagccccgggatctagtcccacatcgggctcccagtgcatggagcctgcttctccctctgcctgtgtctctgcctctctctctctctgtgactatcataaattaaaaaaaaaaaaaaagtaatatatatagcTTTTCCTATCTAAAACATCTAGGCTGCTTGTGAAAATCTCTGAACTTCTGGGGGAAAGGAATCGAGTTTCTTATTAGAACTCTTGGGACTCCAGTCTTCTCCCTCCTTGACTCTGTCTTACATACTATGTTCCCAATACACAGCTATAGTTATAACAACCCCAACAAAGGAACCATATTCCCTACAGAGGTTGAAGATTTTTAGCCAGCCTGTCACTTGTGGTCCTTCTACCACCTCACCTGAACTTTTTCAGTTACATTATATCACTCTATGTACCTGCAATCAGTGCTTTTTAAGTGTTTGTCAccaatctattttatttctatttaaagattttatttatttgggagagagtacgcacacaaaggcagagagagaagtagactcctcactgagtacgAACCCAGCACGGAGCTCAATCTcgagacctgagatcatgacctgaaccgaaggcagatgctaaatgGACTGAGTCATGTGGGTGCCCCATCACtgatctattttaaattattaggaTACAACTGATAATTAATGTGTCAGTCAAGAGATACAGGCATTAAATTTCTTGTTACTTTCCTTTTTGgctttaaaggtttatttttatttttaaattttttagaaaagattttattcatttatccatgagacacacagagaggcagagacataggcagagggagaagcaggcttcccacagggagcccaatgcaggacttgatctcaggaccccaggatcacaacctgagccaaaggtggacgctcaaccactgaatcacccacgCGCCCTGGCTTTAAAGgtttaataaaatgatttatgaATACTAGATTTGATCcttaatataatttcttttctaaaagccaatattcttttttgtttttttttaaagagaatatagggggagtggcagagaagagcaagaatcttaagcagactccacacccagtgcgagcccaacatggggctcgatctcacaactgtgagatcatgacctgagctgaaatcaagagttgggcacttaagtGATGGATCCATTCAGGTGCCTCCAAATGTTAAGTTCTTTATTAGAGTACATAAAATaagaggctctttttttttttttttttttttttttaataagagaggCTCTTAAATAGGCTACCTGGATCTTTAGCTAACTTCATTTAGATTAAATGTCTCCATCTTTTCATCCTTAGCTAAAACTGACTGAAATAATATAACTAATTTACCAACTTGCTAGGGTTTCAgaattaaagtgatttttaactaaaaaataaaaaaggaattgtgGCATAAATTAAggacatacttttaaaataaaatatgagcacAAATTAAATGTACAAACACAtcactatttttatttgcatttaagcCAAATATGCTGTGAGCTAGAAGTTACTCGACAAGATGTATGATCCCTATTTTATACATTAACACAAATTTCAGAACACAAAGTACAGCAACAGTTTCTACTTTATTGTTCAAATCCACATATTTTTATCCAGAATACAGTACTTATAAAAGTAATACCTCTTGCAACAAAACCAACATTATTAGGAGAgttgtttgaattattttttaatggttatagTGGAGCCCATTTTCCTCATTAAGTAACTACAGGGATTTAACACTCTTGAAGTTGTTTGAATACAACCAGGTattgataattaaataaatatgtatcaacTCATTCAAATATTCAAGATAAAAGgacttattttttacttaaaccaaaaataaattttggaaatatattaaaaaatagccTCTCAACCACTGTTAACACACTCCTTTATACCTTCACACAGCATGTTCCAGGAGTTATAATCTTCTGTGCTTTCACAGGTCTACTTGGGTAGTTATCAAtcatcttctttttcaatatatgTCTTTGCATTAACCCGTGCCATTTGTCTGGCCAGGTATCTGTCTCTAGCTGACATTACAGTTTCTTCATTGCTTCGCTTTGCAAACTTGTTCCCCACCTCATGTGGTTTCTCTTGTTCTTTGCCCATCTCTTGACATTCCTCTGTGAGTCTGTGTTTTGCTCCCAGTGATGTTTCAGAACTGGAGGGTTTCtctgagtttctttctttgtccttttccgtatttctcattttattggaTCTTTCCCGGTCAAAAAACCTATCCTTTGCCCTAGAATTTGGgctgctttcttttttgtctcgGTTTCTTCCTGAAGattgaacatttatttcttgttgtTCTCGATCTCTGTACTTATCACtgttttcatgtctttctttccttgctttcatatgctcttccttttctttgcttttctcttccttctcttctcctttctcactGTGTCGGTCATGTTCATTTCGTTGTCTatctctttcttgttctcttaGGGAGTATTTCTCCCTTttccaatctctgtcttttctttctctttggtctCTTCCCCTCAGTTTATCTTCGTGTTCATGCCTCTTCCAGTGGGAATCTCTATGACCAGCATCTCTGTGCCTATGGgaatccttcttttcttttcggtaATCACGGTCAGTGTAATAGTTCTCATGATCCCTGGATTGTCTCTCTTGGTGCTGATCTTCCCTTTTCTCATGAACTCTTGACTTGGACCTTTTTGTATGGCATTTGATACCATGCTCTCTTTCTTCACTAGAAGATGGGGAGTGCCTCTGATGCTTGGAGTCACTCTCAGAagtctctgtgatttttttccttctgcagttcactttattattttcttccatttcatcaTCCTCACTATTAGCATCAAAGTCACTGTCTGCATCTGGGTTTTCCCCTACTTGCACAACAGTTTGGAGACTGCATTTCTCACGTGGTATTATTCTGTTCTCTGAACTTAATTCATCAGAATAACCCcttgatttctcttcctttatctcagaccttaaaacaacacaaaatgcCACATTATCATTGAAGTAAGCACATGAAGTGTTCATGCAATTTTTCTCAATACTTAAACCTATACAACTACTAAATGCAAAAGGTGCTATTTAACTTGTAAACATTTGCCAACTAGTATTTTCTAACcattcagaatattttcagaaaaaggtagaagtgaaagagagaaaatcaggcTTTCTGTATTGGACCACTAGAACCTTCAggcattaacatttttatagacATGACAAAGAATAATTGGGAAAAGTAAGATATATTCTGGATCTAAGTACTATTTTCACAACATGAAGCTCAAGTTGCAGCTCTTTGctggatttttctctctttaaaaaatttaaaaatagtcctcaaaataagtaaagatgattttttttcacagtgaAATCTAATTCTAAATATCACTAAATAATCTCTTATGATTAAAAAAGCACAACCTTCCTGATATAACCCTTTGGCACCTATCACAACAAAATGGGAATTTGTGAATCCACCTGATTACAATCACTAACACTAAAAATTGTTTACATAACTTACATTTTCCCAACTGATAAGTGTGGCTAATTTATTTACATCAATCACACATTCATTCTTATGGATTACTTAATAATCATACTAACAGAACAACTGTGGTTCTCTGGGAATTGCTGGCAGAATTGTCTGGGCTAAAGGATTATCTAATAGTTAGAAATTCTATTATTAGACTCCAAGAAAAGTACAACTACCAAATGACATTATGGAGTTTCATGGCTGGCCTCACAActattcctgataaaactctaatagaaattctttttccattcaaaaatctctcttcaaatatactttctaagACTTATAATTTTCATCAATTTTGTAATCAAACCCAGCATTTGGCAGAGCAAAGTATAAATCTGATTCCGTCTCTTTAGTCATAATTCCCCTCTTTCCTTCAGCAGCAATACAGACTTAGATCCTCTAATCTGAGGTTTCTGCTCCAAAAAACCATTTACTCAGATATGAGCTCAGGACAAATTCTCCCCTTTACCTTTAGCTATATACCTATAACAGTCATTTCACCATTCTTACAATATGATTTTATCCAAAAAACCCCTCCAATACTTACTTTCTATGTCAGTGCTAATGGACATATCTACAGAAATTGTAATGTTCATATCTGTGCCATCTAATATGGTAGCCATTAGCCAAATGTGGCAACTGAGTACTTACAATGTGGCTACTATGACCAAAATTTTAGGTCTTCAACAGTCTACATGTGCCTAGTGGCTACATTATTAGGTGGTACATTTCTAGCCCTTGATACGTGAATCTTATGTTTTATAGATGCCATGTTCTACTTACGAAAATAAACCACTTATTCTATATACTATCTGAAAATACCTGTAGGATTACTGCAGAATAGAAATATTTGAACTAAATCTGCAGGTTTTTAATTAAGAAAGTATAAATCCCTAGCAATTCAATTAGATCAGGTTTAACTGACAACACAATATGCAATGCTGTAATCCCCTATCTTTCAAAGGGTTAAAATGATCCCACAATTATAGATCATGAACagaatctttcttctttcttctaataTTCCATATGCCATGTCTCACCTGGCTTCACGAAAGCTGCATGTAGGTACTTCCTCTTCACCAACTGCTTGATTTAATAGGTGTCTATAAAATCCACTGAGATCTTTCTGCTTGGTTACATCCAAACGTGCTAAGAGAGGGAAGGCAAAAGCGAGAGGAAAATATTCAACAAGGCACAACACAGTTCAATTTTATGGTGTAGACAATGTAACATACAGAGTGTATAAAACTACTCTCTAGATCTGTAGTTGGCAAACTACAGCGTTCAGGCCAAATGTGGCctatattattttgtaaataaattttatcgGATGTAGCCTTGTTCATTTATTAAGGCTGCTTTTGCCTTAGAAAGGCAGAACTGAGTAGCTCTAGCAAAAATCATATGgtaaacaaagcctaaaatatttatgtggTCTTTCACAGAAAACATATAAACTGGTATTCTAGATGAATACCCAGTACATGGTTAGACATAATATTATaggtttaattttcttctatttaaaattgATGAATATTTGCCAATTAAGCTATTTAAAAGAACACAATGTACTTAGATCTTGAGAAATGACCATGAgtagaaaatactgaaataaagtACTAAGACATTCTTTGGCTCCTGCACATCTTCTGTTATTTCTTGAAttaatgttattctttttctaaatgcCCATCCTTGAGTGATGTTATTCTAGTTTTCTAAACCCAGAAAATACAAGTTGGATTTAAATCTTAGTTTATATTGTTTCTGACAAATATTGTGGTGTTGTGCCTTGTAACAAAGGTTTTTATATTTGGAATCATTTTCTAAGGCAATGACTTGTAACAACCATAGTTTTAAGCAATAAAAGGAGAGTTGTGAAAAGTCCAGTAGAAGTAATAGTTACTGAGAGTGCAGCTGTGTTTTCAGTCatcatcttttctgttttataatacTACAGAATATCATAACTACATCTTGAATTCATACACATAAATGAGGACCATAACATTATCATCTAGGAGTTCAGGGACAGAGCACATGGCTAAACCACAGGGCAGAATTTTGCTGCTtgtttccttctcccctcctccctcttccagtTCACCTTCTAGTGCAGCagcccttttctctctttcttcctcttcagctCTCTCTTGCAGTTTTTTCTTATAAGCAGATGTCACAAATGCCTCCTTATCATCAAACTCTCCCTTCTCCATTTCTCgttctctttgtattttcttttccattctcttttcttgttccttttttctgaTCTCAACTGCTTTTAGTAAGTTGTGAATATACTTGGGCTAGGGGGAAAAATAAGATTActtaggaagaataaaaaataaaaattaagaatattctatttttaatcatgaattaAGATAAAAATGGCTAATCCAAATAAGTGGGATCCTCATCCTCTCAAAATTCAATATAAATTTACTAGCAAGGCTGAAACtaaaagtcttttcaataaaaatttaagtgtaaagacagaaattattcaaaatgccattttacttttttaaaatttcaaactaaGTAATTTTTCCACTGTGTTTTCATCCTTTTTACAGGTATTGTTCTGAGTACTTCAATAGATAAGTGAATCAGAAAGGTTTTTACTAGATTTTCACATTAGTTGATATACGGTTATTTAAAAGAAGAGTGGGGagtgcccgagtggctcagtcagttaagcgtccaactcttgatctcagctcaggtgttgatcttgggatcgtgagttcaagccccacactgggctccatgtggagcctacttaaaaaaaaaaaaatagtggcaaTTTTACACCAGCACCCTACTTGTACATACTATAAAAtgcaaagatctttaaaaatctatgtttGTGAAAGAAAAAGTGATAGAAAATCTGAACTGAGATGAGAGGATGATAAagcataaaatatgaaaagaggagttattaatataaagattttctaagaaaaaaaatttcaagaaaaaaatttaaaaaatttgtgaagGGGTTAAAGCAAGTAAGAAAACTTATTGCTTTTATTCTTAGATAATTTATTCACTTTAGTAGGATACTAAACCTAGGGCTTCCTGGGTTCTAAATCAAATCTATATCATCTGGAACTGGGGGCTCTTCACAATTTAAAtacctgaaagcttttcctcatATCATCCTCATGCTAAAATATGATTGATATAAAATGTAGGTCAAGgggtgcttggtggctcagttggttaggcggcCATCTTCGGCTtgggtcgtggtcctgggatcctgtgatcaagacccatgttgggcttcctgctcagtggggagctggcttctccctctccctgtcccggACTCATGcgctctcttgctatctctctctctcaaatagataaataaaatctttaacaacaacaacaacaacaaattcaggtcaaggggtgcctgggtggctcagttagttaaacatccaactcttgatttcagctcgggtcatgatctcagggtagtgagaatcaagccctgtgtcagggtctgcactcaatggggaatctgcttgagattctctccctctccctcttcccttctcactTGCAGATGCAGATaccctaaaataaagaaataaatctttaaaatacagttaaggtcaaataaatttgtattttcagaTACAAACCTTTCGGTCTTTTCCCAAAAGCAATTTAGgattattttcctctctttttttctgcatttcatCATAAATACTGTCATATTCATATACAGTGGAATCTTCTGCAAGGGCCTTCTGGATTTCTAGTTTggtctaaaataaacaaacaaacaaacatgtctAAAAAATATAagccatggggatccctgggtggcgcagcggtttggcgcctgcctttggcccagggcgcgatcccggagacccgggatcgaatcccacgtcaggctcccggtgcatggagcctgcttctccctctgcctgtgtctctgcctctctctctctcactgtgtgcctatcataaataaataaaaaattaaaaaaaaaaaaattaaaaaaaaaataaaaaatataagccaGCTAATACATAAAAAGTCTTAggtaatttttttgagagaggatCGTGAATcagatatatattataaaaattctatGAATCACATTTCAGACTGAAAATATAAACACCggtctggagccaggctgcctgggtttcaATCCTGGCTCTATACTTACTAGCTACTCTGGGCAAGTTTGTGTACTCtttttgtgtctcagttttcaTCTAAA
This window contains:
- the NSRP1 gene encoding nuclear speckle splicing regulatory protein 1 isoform X3, which codes for MKQTKLEIQKALAEDSTVYEYDSIYDEMQKKREENNPKLLLGKDRKPKYIHNLLKAVEIRKKEQEKRMEKKIQREREMEKGEFDDKEAFVTSAYKKKLQERAEEEEREKRAAALEARLDVTKQKDLSGFYRHLLNQAVGEEEVPTCSFREARSEIKEEKSRGYSDELSSENRIIPREKCSLQTVVQVGENPDADSDFDANSEDDEMEENNKVNCRRKKITETSESDSKHQRHSPSSSEEREHGIKCHTKRSKSRVHEKREDQHQERQSRDHENYYTDRDYRKEKKDSHRHRDAGHRDSHWKRHEHEDKLRGRDQRERKDRDWKREKYSLREQERDRQRNEHDRHSEKGEEKEEKSKEKEEHMKARKERHENSDKYRDREQQEINVQSSGRNRDKKESSPNSRAKDRFFDRERSNKMRNTEKDKERNSEKPSSSETSLGAKHRLTEECQEMGKEQEKPHEVGNKFAKRSNEETVMSARDRYLARQMARVNAKTYIEKEDD
- the NSRP1 gene encoding nuclear speckle splicing regulatory protein 1 isoform X1, encoding MAIPGRQNVVLRNHRKGYGLILPKKAQQLHPVLQKPSVFGNDSDDDDETSVSESLQREAAKKQAMKQTKLEIQKALAEDSTVYEYDSIYDEMQKKREENNPKLLLGKDRKPKYIHNLLKAVEIRKKEQEKRMEKKIQREREMEKGEFDDKEAFVTSAYKKKLQERAEEEEREKRAAALEARLDVTKQKDLSGFYRHLLNQAVGEEEVPTCSFREARSEIKEEKSRGYSDELSSENRIIPREKCSLQTVVQVGENPDADSDFDANSEDDEMEENNKVNCRRKKITETSESDSKHQRHSPSSSEEREHGIKCHTKRSKSRVHEKREDQHQERQSRDHENYYTDRDYRKEKKDSHRHRDAGHRDSHWKRHEHEDKLRGRDQRERKDRDWKREKYSLREQERDRQRNEHDRHSEKGEEKEEKSKEKEEHMKARKERHENSDKYRDREQQEINVQSSGRNRDKKESSPNSRAKDRFFDRERSNKMRNTEKDKERNSEKPSSSETSLGAKHRLTEECQEMGKEQEKPHEVGNKFAKRSNEETVMSARDRYLARQMARVNAKTYIEKEDD
- the NSRP1 gene encoding nuclear speckle splicing regulatory protein 1 isoform X2 is translated as MAIPGRQYGLILPKKAQQLHPVLQKPSVFGNDSDDDDETSVSESLQREAAKKQAMKQTKLEIQKALAEDSTVYEYDSIYDEMQKKREENNPKLLLGKDRKPKYIHNLLKAVEIRKKEQEKRMEKKIQREREMEKGEFDDKEAFVTSAYKKKLQERAEEEEREKRAAALEARLDVTKQKDLSGFYRHLLNQAVGEEEVPTCSFREARSEIKEEKSRGYSDELSSENRIIPREKCSLQTVVQVGENPDADSDFDANSEDDEMEENNKVNCRRKKITETSESDSKHQRHSPSSSEEREHGIKCHTKRSKSRVHEKREDQHQERQSRDHENYYTDRDYRKEKKDSHRHRDAGHRDSHWKRHEHEDKLRGRDQRERKDRDWKREKYSLREQERDRQRNEHDRHSEKGEEKEEKSKEKEEHMKARKERHENSDKYRDREQQEINVQSSGRNRDKKESSPNSRAKDRFFDRERSNKMRNTEKDKERNSEKPSSSETSLGAKHRLTEECQEMGKEQEKPHEVGNKFAKRSNEETVMSARDRYLARQMARVNAKTYIEKEDD